The following proteins are encoded in a genomic region of Reichenbachiella sp.:
- a CDS encoding AIR synthase related protein, translated as MNERYMQRGVSASKEDVHNAIKNIDKGVFPNAFCKIVPDMLAGDEAYCNIMHADGAGTKSSLAYMYWKETGDLSVWKGIAQDAVIMNTDDLLCVGAVDNILLSSTIGRNKNLIPGEVLTALIEGTEEVLQMLRDNGVDIRSTGGETADLGDLVRTVVVDSTVIGRMKRADVITNENIQGGDVIVGLASYGQANYESEYNGGMGSNGLTSARHDVFAKKYMEKYPECFDPSVPADLIYSGSKDLLDQVEGSPLDAGKLVLSPTRTYAPIIKQMLENYRSQIHGMIHCSGGAQTKVLHFVNDVHVVKDNLFEIPPLFKLIHQESGTDWKEMYKVFNMGHRMELYAPEAIAQQLIQISESFGVPAQIIGRVESSAQTKATITTENGTFEYLK; from the coding sequence ATGAACGAAAGATACATGCAGCGCGGCGTATCAGCCTCCAAAGAAGACGTACACAATGCCATCAAAAACATCGACAAAGGCGTATTCCCAAATGCCTTTTGTAAGATCGTACCGGATATGTTGGCAGGTGACGAAGCCTATTGCAACATCATGCATGCGGATGGTGCTGGCACCAAGTCTTCACTGGCCTACATGTATTGGAAAGAAACCGGTGACTTGTCGGTATGGAAAGGTATTGCTCAGGATGCAGTAATCATGAATACCGACGATTTACTTTGTGTTGGTGCCGTGGACAATATCCTGCTTTCTTCTACCATCGGAAGAAATAAAAACTTGATTCCAGGAGAAGTACTTACAGCTTTGATCGAAGGCACAGAAGAAGTACTGCAGATGCTTCGAGACAATGGCGTGGATATTCGTTCGACTGGTGGAGAAACTGCCGACTTGGGCGATCTAGTCAGAACTGTGGTAGTAGACAGTACGGTAATTGGCCGAATGAAAAGAGCTGATGTGATCACCAATGAAAATATTCAAGGGGGCGATGTAATTGTAGGACTAGCCTCGTACGGACAGGCCAACTACGAAAGCGAATACAACGGTGGCATGGGTAGCAATGGACTGACCTCAGCCAGACACGATGTTTTCGCTAAAAAATACATGGAGAAATATCCGGAGTGTTTCGATCCTTCGGTGCCTGCTGATTTGATCTATTCAGGCTCAAAAGATTTATTGGATCAAGTAGAAGGCTCACCCTTAGATGCTGGTAAGCTCGTATTATCGCCGACCCGTACCTACGCCCCTATCATCAAGCAAATGCTTGAAAACTACCGCAGCCAAATTCATGGAATGATTCACTGCAGTGGAGGTGCACAAACCAAAGTATTGCACTTTGTCAACGATGTACATGTAGTAAAAGACAACTTGTTCGAAATTCCTCCGCTATTCAAATTGATTCACCAAGAGAGTGGTACCGATTGGAAGGAGATGTACAAAGTATTCAATATGGGCCACCGTATGGAGCTCTATGCACCTGAGGCTATCGCTCAACAATTGATTCAAATCTCTGAATCCTTTGGTGTGCCTGCTCAAATTATTGGAAGAGTGGAGTCGTCAGCGCAGACTAAAGCGACTATTACTACTGAGAATGGAAC